A part of Carettochelys insculpta isolate YL-2023 chromosome 1, ASM3395843v1, whole genome shotgun sequence genomic DNA contains:
- the LOC142007152 gene encoding perilipin-3-like, whose product MDSNGKDTKMASLEHGEEEQQTVLKRVTSLPLVNAACDLAATAYASTKESHPYVKSLCDLAEKGATSITNVGLGSPESVPPVFEPQEAQGWTKAVAEVEKVEETLPTPQQTAEMAVPDTQESVSSRLTDVKEAMSRVVDMTKEAVQDGMKATKSAVTDSMSTVAESRMGQLAMSGMEAVLGKSEELLDHYLPMTEEELAELAESMEGTPASSAQAPEHRSYFVRLGSLSAKLRQRAYRYSLDKMRHTSQSINEALSQLRQVIGLIEHIKQGVRLQDAREKFQEMWLNWSQKQPKGSEIPDLEETRMESETLAMSRSILQQLQDACQVLVSSIQGLPTSLQDKVQQVYRNMEELRASFSTVGSFQDLSSSLLTQSREMVSRAQEYVDELMAYMMQNAPLSWIVGPFIPSGKGSAGSMEPPSQENEDKEAEVTTASKAD is encoded by the exons ATGGATTCTAATGGCAAGGATACAAAGATGGCATCCctggagcatggggaggaggaacagcag ACTGTCTTGAAGAGGGTGACCAGTCTACCGCTAGTGAATGCTGCCTGTGACTTGGCTGCAACTGCCTATGCCTCCACCAAGGAGAGCCATCCCTATGTCAAGTCTCTGTgtgacctggcagagaagggagcgACATCCATAACCAACGTTGGACTCGGCAGCCCAGAGTCAGTTCCCCCTGTATTTGAACctcagg AAGCCCAGGGAT GGACTAAGGCTGTTGCTGAAGTAGAGAAGGTGGAGGAGACTCTACCAACTCCTCAGCAGACTGCGGAGATG GCTGTGCCTGACACACAGGAGTCGGTCTCCTCCAGACTGACAGATGTCAAGGAGGCCATGAGCAGAGTGGTAGACATGACGAAGGAGGCTGTGCAGGATGGGATGAAGGCCACCAAGTCAGCAGTGACGGACAGCATGAGCACAGTAGCAGAATCCAGAATGGGCCAACTGGCCATGAGCGGAAtggaagcagtgctggggaagtcaGAAGAGCTCTTGGATCACTACCTTCCCATGACGGAGGAGGAACTGG CTGAACTTGCTGAATCCATGGAAGGGACTCCAGCGTCTTCAGCACAAGCGCCGGAGCATCGCAGCTACTTTGTGCGTTTGGGTTCCCTGTCGGCCAAACTCCGCCAGCGCGCCTACCGCTATTCCCTAGACAAGATGAGGCATACCAGCCAAAGCATCAATGAGGCTCTGTCCCAGCTTCGTCAGGTCATCGGACTG ATTGAACACATCAAACAAGGTGTGAGGCTCCAAGATGCCCGGGAGAAGTTCCAGGAGATGTGGCTGAACTGGAGTCAAAAGCAGCCAAAAGGCAGTGAGATCCCAGACTTGGAAGAGACAAGG ATGGAGTCTGAGACTCTGGCCATGTCCCGCAGcattctccagcagctgcaggatgcctgccaGGTGCTAGTATCCAGCATTCaaggcctccccaccagccttcagGATAAGGTGCAGCAGGTGTATCGCAACATGGAAGAGCTCCGTGCCTCCTTCTCAACCGTTGGTTCCTTCCAGGAtctctccagcagcctcctgacccaGAGCCGGGAGATGGTGAGCAGGGCCCAGGAATATGTGGATGAGCTGATGGCTTACATGATGCAGAACGCACCTCTGTCCTGGATTGTGGGTCCCTTCATCCCCTCTGGTAAGGGGTCTGCAGGTTCCATGGAACCCCCAAGCCAAGAAAATGAGGATAAAGAAGCAGAAGTCACAACAGCATCGAAGGCTGACTGA